In Candidatus Eisenbacteria bacterium, a single window of DNA contains:
- a CDS encoding succinate dehydrogenase — MAQVAEAVSGQEARATDRRDPWWLAPVAVATGLGIVGLYLFWAAAQNAHFRFGNYLSPVYSPEIHPAWWPLSPAFLILIPPLLFRTTCYYYRKAYYRAFFWDPPACAVGEPKRTYTGEQKFPFILQNMHRFALYLALFWLIFLWYDVYEAFFHFEDGFGVGLGSVFILLSTLTLTLYTVSCHSWRHIVGGKLDCFSCSASARARHGIWQRATWLNARHPLYAWISLFSVAIADLVVRLLSMGVIRDVRLL, encoded by the coding sequence ATGGCCCAGGTGGCCGAGGCCGTTTCAGGTCAGGAAGCTCGCGCGACCGACCGCCGCGACCCCTGGTGGCTCGCTCCGGTGGCCGTCGCAACGGGGCTCGGTATCGTGGGCCTCTACCTCTTCTGGGCCGCGGCCCAGAACGCGCACTTTCGTTTCGGCAACTATCTCTCGCCGGTCTACTCGCCGGAGATCCACCCCGCGTGGTGGCCCCTGTCGCCGGCCTTCCTGATCCTGATCCCGCCGCTCCTCTTCCGGACCACCTGCTACTACTACCGGAAGGCGTACTACCGGGCCTTCTTCTGGGATCCGCCCGCGTGCGCGGTGGGCGAGCCCAAGCGGACGTACACGGGCGAGCAGAAGTTCCCGTTCATCCTCCAGAACATGCATCGCTTCGCGCTCTACCTCGCGCTCTTCTGGCTCATCTTCCTCTGGTACGACGTGTACGAGGCCTTCTTCCACTTCGAGGACGGATTCGGGGTCGGCCTCGGGTCGGTCTTCATCCTCCTGAGCACGCTCACGCTGACGCTCTACACGGTCTCCTGCCACTCCTGGCGTCACATCGTCGGCGGGAAGCTCGACTGCTTCTCGTGCTCCGCTTCCGCGCGGGCGCGCCACGGCATCTGGCAGCGGGCGACGTGGCTCAACGCGCGGCACCCGCTCTATGCCTGGATCTCGCTCTTCTCGGTGGCGATCGCCGACCTCGTGGTGCGGCTCCTCTCCATGGGCGTGATCCGCGACGTGAGGCTCCTGTGA